A single window of Archangium gephyra DNA harbors:
- a CDS encoding BACON domain-containing protein, protein MSRRRVGQWCRILGPVLVALWLGACSGSDTRLSVTRDSLSFANGYAGVPPAQYFDGYIHDLSSPVYVAVFYTENGLEKVAVDLSSNPFHIEVTPKKPVELGMGTVEDEITVVVCEDETCEKQLPGSPARVPVRYTVTARIQSSSKSLDLTYVLGGGDGSGYVSEASAFLYGTFEGIGWKATVDQPWVRAFTPSGTSLLHGPVRVGFDREQVSQLGVGSYSANVTVSNPDGRAEALVVPVSLQVRPPAFSVTPNALTFGPEGAQLLSRTLSLTLGTGSAAYAWTATVDTGSGPAWLSLSRTEGQASTTPTELKVRVDPTGLPDGTHTAGLTFTTTVKGVTFTQTVPVSMTLEARKLYVSDNGVGLVHTPSASRLTQTVTVKANSGQRATPWTASSNQPWLSVTSSGDETLTVTAAPEGLAADILHLATVTLRPEDSAVEGDTLQVGLWVGASASNSRDTLTASYRGLAMDPIRPYAYVHDWSNLVVYNIYTAAEVARLPALGADLSTMAISTDGAALYVVDARTRLIPVNLSTLTAGTPWSSGRSSLYLHTYARPGGRGVLLFDDGLAYDPAQGRILPVTTDADGLLDSMFSVRTSVDGSVLCGSGNGLACGDLRSSSSNGGSVDFALRARAGGGAVAIKEDGSRVYTASYERCFEAYDTRDLNKLSTRGKDFSGVLVTVGVDGRLYGVANTWSSSEQTTVQDVKVFEDDGTSLGSYRVASKQEAITALGVSGDGKRFVAVSSQKTLDFISSP, encoded by the coding sequence GTGAGCCGAAGGAGAGTGGGGCAGTGGTGTCGGATTCTCGGTCCGGTGCTGGTGGCGCTGTGGCTGGGGGCTTGTAGCGGCAGTGACACGCGCCTGAGCGTCACCCGGGACAGCCTGAGCTTCGCCAACGGCTACGCGGGGGTGCCGCCAGCACAGTATTTCGATGGCTATATCCACGACCTCTCGAGTCCTGTCTACGTCGCCGTCTTCTACACGGAGAATGGCCTGGAGAAGGTCGCCGTCGATCTCTCCTCCAATCCCTTCCACATCGAGGTCACCCCCAAGAAGCCGGTGGAGCTGGGCATGGGGACCGTGGAGGACGAGATCACCGTGGTCGTGTGCGAGGACGAGACGTGTGAAAAACAACTGCCGGGCAGTCCGGCGAGGGTGCCCGTGCGCTACACGGTCACCGCTCGAATCCAGTCTTCCTCCAAGTCCCTCGACCTCACCTATGTGCTGGGGGGCGGCGACGGCTCCGGCTATGTGTCCGAAGCTTCCGCGTTCCTCTACGGCACGTTCGAGGGCATCGGCTGGAAGGCCACGGTGGACCAGCCCTGGGTCCGGGCCTTCACCCCCAGCGGCACGTCGCTTCTGCACGGGCCCGTGAGGGTGGGATTCGACCGGGAGCAGGTGTCGCAGCTGGGGGTGGGGAGCTATTCAGCGAACGTCACCGTCTCCAACCCGGACGGCCGGGCCGAGGCGCTGGTCGTGCCCGTGTCGTTGCAGGTGCGGCCTCCTGCCTTCTCCGTCACCCCCAACGCGTTGACCTTCGGGCCGGAAGGCGCGCAGTTGCTGTCCAGGACGCTGAGCCTCACCCTCGGAACGGGAAGCGCCGCCTACGCCTGGACGGCGACGGTGGACACCGGGAGTGGCCCCGCATGGCTGTCCTTGAGCCGCACGGAGGGCCAGGCTTCCACTACCCCCACGGAGCTCAAGGTCCGAGTGGACCCCACCGGCCTGCCCGATGGCACCCATACGGCCGGGTTGACCTTCACCACCACGGTGAAGGGGGTGACCTTCACCCAGACGGTTCCGGTCTCGATGACGCTGGAGGCGCGCAAGCTGTATGTGTCCGACAACGGCGTGGGCCTGGTCCACACGCCGTCCGCCAGCCGGCTCACCCAGACGGTGACGGTGAAGGCCAACAGCGGCCAGCGCGCCACACCCTGGACCGCCAGCTCCAATCAGCCCTGGCTCTCCGTCACCTCCAGCGGTGACGAGACGCTCACGGTGACGGCGGCTCCGGAGGGCCTGGCGGCCGACATCCTCCACCTGGCCACGGTGACGCTCCGTCCCGAGGACAGCGCGGTGGAGGGAGACACCCTGCAGGTAGGCCTGTGGGTGGGGGCCAGCGCCTCCAACAGCCGGGACACGCTCACCGCCTCCTACCGGGGTCTGGCGATGGACCCCATCCGGCCCTACGCCTACGTGCACGACTGGTCCAACCTGGTCGTCTACAACATCTATACGGCGGCCGAGGTCGCCCGTCTCCCAGCACTGGGGGCCGACCTGAGCACGATGGCCATCAGTACGGATGGCGCGGCCTTGTACGTGGTGGATGCGCGTACGCGGCTCATCCCCGTGAACCTGAGCACGTTGACCGCGGGCACGCCCTGGAGCTCGGGCAGGAGCTCCCTCTATCTGCACACCTATGCGCGTCCCGGTGGCCGGGGCGTGCTCCTCTTCGACGATGGCCTGGCCTACGATCCAGCCCAGGGCAGGATTCTGCCCGTGACGACCGACGCAGACGGGTTGCTGGATTCCATGTTCAGCGTCCGCACGAGCGTGGATGGCTCCGTGCTCTGTGGGTCTGGGAATGGTCTGGCCTGCGGTGACCTGCGCTCCTCGAGCTCCAATGGCGGGTCCGTGGACTTCGCCCTGCGCGCACGCGCTGGCGGGGGCGCGGTCGCCATCAAGGAGGACGGCAGCCGCGTGTATACCGCCAGCTACGAACGCTGCTTCGAGGCCTACGACACCCGGGATTTGAACAAGCTTTCCACGCGGGGAAAGGATTTCTCTGGCGTGCTCGTGACCGTGGGCGTGGATGGCCGGCTCTACGGAGTCGCCAATACCTGGAGCAGCTCCGAGCAGACGACGGTGCAGGACGTGAAGGTATTCGAGGACGATGGCACGAGTCTGGGCTCGTACCGCGTGGCCTCCAAACAAGAGGCCATCACCGCCCTCGGCGTCTCGGGTGACGGCAAGCGTTTCGTGGCCGTGAGCAGCCAGAAGACCCTGGACTTCATCTCCTCGCCGTGA
- a CDS encoding DUF5953 family protein yields MRLGLTGTPLDQDNPAHLDALKRAYERFPEIGGRASPLRLGIPRPLPLPQQGPHPAYTRREVKSRGGGCTLLAADCSTSVSHGASWRPKPRGASVRRKA; encoded by the coding sequence GTGCGCCTCGGGCTCACGGGCACGCCGCTCGACCAGGACAACCCCGCGCACCTGGACGCGCTCAAACGGGCCTACGAGCGCTTCCCGGAGATTGGCGGGCGTGCAAGCCCCTTGAGGCTCGGCATTCCTCGCCCCCTCCCTCTCCCTCAACAGGGCCCTCATCCCGCCTATACTCGGAGGGAAGTCAAAAGCCGTGGGGGAGGGTGCACCCTCCTTGCGGCCGACTGTTCCACGAGCGTGTCACATGGGGCATCCTGGCGGCCGAAGCCCAGGGGGGCCTCTGTCAGGAGGAAAGCGTGA
- a CDS encoding methyl-accepting chemotaxis protein: MRWFYNLKIASKLLVVVLGLTVVTLVINSFNLKEMDAMHASAQEIAEAWLPGVALLADLHTDSSEFRRAQFERLLASTPEQLALTNQDLEREQREVQEAIRQFESRLTSESERRRFGEFRTGWEAYLREHVLLMQGMEQGRLEEARARLNGPLRTGYEAFNDKLEAFLTAHREGAHQAAERTSQTYQAARRGSVAVQVVRALLSVGVCLFLAQLISRPLARAVTVADRISTGDLTARIEVQSTDEPGQILGAMQRMVQRLDQIIAEVREGAGSLAAASSQVSASSQSLSQGTSEQASRVGVVSSNLEKMAASITQNQEHGRQMAQMAVQGARDAEESGRAVKETVEAMSSIAEKISIIEELAYQTNLLALNAAIEAARAGEHGRGFAVVAAEVRKLAERSRTAAQEIGGLASHSVKVATRSGQLLLELVPSIQKTAGLVQEVVTASAEQTRGVAQMSSAMVQVDEVTQRNASAAEELASTAEELSAQAETLQQLVSFFRPAEEARMPRPWLLHPLPHAPRQLEPRKRRGRLRTGRERSSPSNSPA; the protein is encoded by the coding sequence GTGCGCTGGTTCTACAACCTGAAGATTGCCTCGAAGCTCCTGGTCGTCGTCCTGGGGCTCACCGTCGTCACCCTCGTCATCAACTCCTTCAACCTGAAGGAGATGGACGCGATGCACGCGAGCGCCCAGGAGATCGCCGAAGCGTGGTTGCCGGGCGTCGCGCTGCTGGCGGACCTCCACACCGATAGTTCGGAGTTCCGGCGCGCCCAGTTCGAGCGCCTCCTGGCCTCCACGCCCGAGCAGCTCGCCCTGACCAACCAGGACCTGGAGCGAGAGCAGCGGGAAGTCCAGGAGGCCATCCGCCAATTCGAGTCACGCCTGACCTCGGAGAGCGAGCGGCGGCGCTTCGGAGAGTTCAGGACGGGATGGGAAGCCTACCTGCGTGAGCACGTCCTGCTCATGCAGGGGATGGAGCAGGGAAGGCTCGAGGAGGCTCGGGCACGGCTGAACGGCCCGCTGCGTACGGGCTACGAAGCGTTCAACGACAAGCTGGAGGCATTCCTGACCGCCCACCGCGAGGGCGCGCACCAGGCGGCGGAGCGCACGAGTCAGACCTATCAAGCGGCCCGCCGGGGAAGTGTCGCCGTGCAGGTGGTGCGCGCGCTGCTGAGCGTGGGGGTGTGCCTCTTCCTGGCGCAGCTCATCTCGCGGCCCCTGGCGAGGGCCGTGACGGTGGCGGACCGCATCTCCACGGGGGACCTCACCGCGCGCATCGAGGTACAGAGCACGGATGAGCCGGGGCAGATCCTCGGGGCCATGCAGCGCATGGTGCAGCGGCTCGACCAGATCATCGCCGAGGTGCGCGAGGGGGCTGGCTCGCTCGCCGCGGCCTCTTCCCAGGTGTCCGCCTCCTCGCAGAGCCTGTCACAGGGCACCAGCGAGCAGGCCAGCCGCGTGGGAGTGGTCTCCTCCAATCTGGAAAAGATGGCGGCCAGCATCACCCAGAACCAGGAACACGGCCGGCAGATGGCGCAGATGGCGGTACAGGGCGCCAGGGATGCCGAGGAGAGCGGCCGGGCGGTGAAGGAGACGGTGGAGGCGATGAGCTCCATCGCGGAGAAGATCTCCATCATCGAGGAGCTCGCCTACCAGACGAACCTGCTGGCGCTGAACGCGGCCATCGAAGCAGCGCGCGCGGGCGAGCACGGCAGGGGGTTCGCCGTGGTGGCCGCGGAGGTGCGCAAGCTGGCCGAGCGCAGCCGGACGGCGGCACAGGAGATCGGCGGACTGGCCTCCCACAGCGTGAAGGTGGCCACGCGCTCGGGGCAGCTCCTGCTCGAGCTGGTGCCCTCCATCCAGAAGACGGCCGGGCTGGTGCAGGAGGTGGTCACCGCCTCGGCCGAGCAGACCCGTGGGGTGGCGCAGATGAGCTCGGCCATGGTTCAAGTGGACGAGGTGACGCAGCGCAACGCCTCGGCCGCCGAGGAGCTGGCCTCCACCGCCGAGGAACTGTCCGCGCAGGCCGAGACGCTCCAGCAGCTCGTCTCCTTCTTCCGCCCGGCCGAAGAGGCGCGCATGCCGCGGCCGTGGCTGCTCCACCCCCTTCCACACGCGCCGCGCCAGCTGGAGCCGCGGAAGAGGCGAGGAAGGTTGCGCACCGGGCGTGAGCGGTCATCGCCGAGCAACTCCCCGGCGTGA
- a CDS encoding ankyrin repeat domain-containing protein: MSKELFTAIEQPDTSRVKALLAAGADPNVCSRDGITPLRTSAEVGNLDMASLLLGAGATRTINDWGGLTGYTALGHAARRLDLPMIKLLLDVGADPKAPDEDGRPAHYRLPPRAESDSQTWDAAFELLGGAKDRMPL; the protein is encoded by the coding sequence ATGTCGAAAGAACTCTTCACAGCGATCGAGCAGCCCGATACGTCCCGGGTCAAGGCGCTGCTGGCTGCGGGGGCCGATCCCAACGTGTGCAGCCGCGACGGCATCACGCCGCTGCGGACGTCTGCGGAGGTTGGCAATCTGGACATGGCCTCGCTCCTCCTGGGCGCGGGGGCGACTCGGACGATCAACGACTGGGGAGGGCTGACCGGATACACCGCGCTCGGGCACGCGGCACGCCGGCTGGACCTTCCGATGATCAAGCTGCTTCTCGACGTGGGCGCCGATCCGAAGGCCCCGGACGAGGACGGTCGACCCGCCCACTACCGTCTGCCGCCGCGCGCTGAATCCGATTCCCAGACGTGGGACGCCGCGTTCGAGTTGCTCGGAGGAGCGAAGGACCGCATGCCATTGTAG
- a CDS encoding transposase zinc-binding domain-containing protein has product MLYEAVRENLATLLAEASEVGRGLPRYVEGDFARYLECGVLAHGFARVRCESCKDELLVAFSCKGRGVCPSCGAKRAHVTAMHLVEQVLPHVLFRQWTLSFPHRVRWVLLKDVGLLSDVLTVQVAAVKDVGGDLLMQCFGGNPDPGHNTAMIQLEDGLADIKALEAKNCAPDHPMSEL; this is encoded by the coding sequence GTGCTGTATGAGGCGGTGCGGGAGAACCTGGCCACATTGCTGGCGGAAGCCAGCGAGGTAGGGCGCGGCCTGCCCCGGTATGTGGAGGGGGACTTCGCCAGGTACCTGGAATGCGGAGTGCTGGCGCATGGCTTCGCGCGGGTGCGCTGCGAGAGTTGCAAGGACGAACTGCTCGTCGCCTTCTCGTGCAAGGGACGAGGGGTGTGCCCCTCCTGTGGCGCGAAGCGGGCGCATGTGACGGCGATGCACCTGGTGGAGCAGGTGCTGCCGCACGTGCTCTTCCGGCAGTGGACGCTGTCTTTTCCGCACCGGGTCCGGTGGGTGCTGCTCAAGGACGTGGGACTGCTCTCGGACGTCCTCACCGTTCAGGTCGCTGCCGTTAAAGACGTAGGCGGCGATTTGCTCATGCAGTGCTTTGGAGGCAATCCCGATCCGGGCCACAACACAGCGATGATCCAACTCGAAGATGGCCTTGCGGATATCAAGGCTCTTGAAGCGAAGAATTGCGCCCCGGATCATCCAATGTCGGAATTGTGA